The Erigeron canadensis isolate Cc75 chromosome 1, C_canadensis_v1, whole genome shotgun sequence genome segment tctcttaacaaaaacccattccaaaaaaattttttttttttttttgtaaaaatcatATGGGTTGCGTGttgaaaacgtatggatacggtacgggcgttgcccttaTCCGTtttaaaggggttgtcaccggatGCATATGAGAATgttatggatttgatgggcggcatccaagagatggtggggGTTGGATACGGTACCGGCGTAGCCTTTACCTCTAAGGGCTACGCCCTTAGAGATggtttttttagtggttctcatggttctcacttgatcacttcactatctatatttatactctaTTATAATACAAACTACCCCTCCCCTCTTTTTAACTTTCTATCTTTGAAATACCCAAAATATCTTTAAGTTTTAACACATTCTctactcacacactaaatctatccaaaatatctctaaaatattttccaaccatatttatccaaactatctttactttattcataaatttaaatattttcacctaatttttattaaacactcttaataaagttatttacaaaagatacaccCGTTAACCATATAATAACTACACTAACATTTACAtgaattacttttagattaataaccacaccgttaccaccaccacccattgccgccgccgtcgcattgcgcgagtacccaTCTCGTAAATAATATATAGGgtggctatcaaatgagaaccaaattaaaatgagaacacttaaaaactacattttgatgcattaaaagtccataaaactgacatagtgcatatctaattatcattatttaagtgtttaacaacacattgatccgtcaaaataaaaaaaatcacgtttttttgttggatgcatcattttgatgaatatgcatccaagatggatgcacaaaataaaaaacgtgattttttcgattttgacggatcaatgtgttgttaaacacttaaataatgataattagttatgcactatgttagttttatggacttttaatgcatcaaaatgatgtttttaagtgttctcaccgttcttattttaagactgttctcaccggagtgttacccataatatatatatatatatatattgttgtctCTTGGTTGAAGGTTCACAAACCAGATAATTGTAGGTAgtagaaagtttttttttggcGGCACATAATAGGTTATAGACGGATGAAGTCGATCGAATATAAAGAACTTCTGTTTTTATAATGATATGATTTAGAGAGCGTGCAatagaattttatatataatcactAAACGGAGTTGCTTGAACATGAAGAGATAATATTCTACTTTACTGAACGAGTAATGCACTAATGCTATGGATGAGGTGTGGGTGAAATGTAGACCGTCAGGCTTGAGCTCGGCTcttttatcaagtttttttaGAGTAATTACATAGATGTTCCATGTGGTTTATTATCTCTCAATGTGAAAATTACATCGATCAACCGATCATCTGTACTTTTAGAACTTTGCACACTGATGGACATTAAAATGGAATGCCTATTAAAAGGCCTGAAGTGAAGTCCAGTCATGGTTCTTGGTTGTAATTGAACCTTATAGTCTTTCTTTtaactcatttttttctttttgcagaATCCAGTGTCACATATCTCTGAACCTGTTTACAAGACATCAGTTGACTGGATCAATAACCGATCTTTGGAAGCCCTTGGTTCTTTTGTCCTTTGGTCCCTGGACAGCATTCTTGCTGACTTTGCAAGCCAACAAGGCAGTACAAAGGGATCTAAGAAAGGTGCCCAAAAAACATCCTCAAAATCTCAGGTAAGATGGTGGGATCTCTCGACACTTTCTTCTAGATATACCatcctttttatttgtttattttcatatctCAGCTGGTTTAAAGAGAGATTGTAAACCGACTTTTCTAAATACAGAAGGGAGGATGTTGGTACAAAAATGTCCGAAAATGAACTAGCCAACTAGGATTTGTGTCACGTACAACCACTAAGACATGAACTCACGAATACGATGTTAAGAAAAACATCAACGTGACAACAATTTTGTCAATATGTAACCGATTGCATGTTAGATGGTGAGTTAACTTATAAGTTTCAACCTATAACATTTAATCCTTATGAATTTATCTCATTGATGGAAAGACTTAAAAGTTTTATACATTGAAGCACTAGTTATTGACAAAACCCAGTTTTTTCTTCCCAATAAGTAGTAAACCATAAATAGGAAATGATAGACCTAGACATCTGTTTACTACTTTATTGAATTCGTTATCTTCCTGGCAGGTCGGTATATTCGTTGCGTTAGCAATGGTATTGCGAAGGAAACCCGATGCATTGATTAGTGTATTGCCAACTCTGAGGGAAACTTCAAAGTATCAGGGCCAAGATAAACTTCCAATTCTTGTGTGGATGGTAGCACAGGTGAATCCGTCGCCTAGTACCCTTATTTTGCTCCCATAAAGTCGCAGGTTTTGCTAACATCAAGTCATCAACTTTATTATATGCAGGCGTCACAGGGAGATTTGGCTGTTGGTCTATACTGCTGGTCCCATTTGATTTTACCCATAGTCGGGGGCAAATCTGGCTCTAATCCTCAGACAAGGGATCTAATTTTGCAATTAGTAGAAAGGTGGTTTAACTTGACCTTTTTCCTTTTACTCTTTTGCACTCGCTCTTAGCCTAACAAACTTGTAATCCTCTATTATGTTTACAGAATTCTTTCTGCACCAAAGGCTCGCACTATTTTAGTTAATGGTGCTGTTCGGAAGGGAGAACGTTTAATGCCACCATCAGCACTTGACCTGCTGTTGAGAGTCACCTTTCCTTCATCTTCCAGTCGAGTTAAGGTGGGACTTGCCACTCTGTCCTACTAGTATACAAGTAGGGTTGGAAAATGGGTCAACACGGGATTTTTGTTGTAGATGTAGATATTGGTAGGGTGGAAGACTTTTGGTCTTTAGCCAAGCTTTGGACGCCTTGTGAGCCTTTTCATGTGTTCGGCCTCTATCTTTTGCTTTTATACTCGTTTGACCTGTTAGAGTTACAACATCATTGATaaatgaagaagttgaagtTGCCACCTGGAGATACAAGTATATTTATCCGTATTATGTTATAATGCAGGCAACAGAAAGGTTTGAAGCTGTATATCCTGTCCTTAAGGAGGTGGCCCTTGCTGGATCCCCAGGAAGCAAAGCCATGAAACAAGTTTCTCAACAAATTATGACCGTTTCCTTGAAGGCTGCTGGGGAAGGTATGTTTTTCAAAGTTAACAGTAAGAAATTATAACTCGAAGAGGTTAATTAGCGCCATTTACTTTTGAGTGTTGTTTGGGTTGTGTTTGATTTTTGAAGGTAAAGGTCAAACATGTGAACTTAAAAACATAGCTAAAGTGGAATCAGGTCAAATGGGGCGGACATGCTCCCAAAGTGTATTTTAGTACATAACACTTTTCAATCATTTTATTTAGAAAGATTAACCTCGAATTTATATTGTCCGTTATCATATTTAACACACTAAGTTTCTTTTTTCTCGGTAAAAACTAGAGAGTGTTTAGGGTCAACTCGAAACTCGACCCATACTTAAACTTGCATGTTTCTATCCGCTAGCCCAACCATCTTGACTTGCCTGTTTAGCCACCTTTCCAGTTCTTTAAAGACTCAATTTTTATGATGTTACTTCGTTGGCAGGAATTCCGGAGCTGTCTCGTGAAGCAGCTGATATATCTATTTGGTGCTTAACTCAAAATCCCGATTCTTATAAGCAATGGGTGAGTTCTGTTTTTCTCAATATTTTTATGAATCCACTACGAACAGGtctttgatatttttattctaTTCTATGTTGAATTTGAATCTTCCTGCAGTTTGTGAGCTCTCAAGTCTTGTTATTGATTTCCAACTATATTTTGTGCAGGAGAAAGTCTATGAGGATAATTTAGCAGCAAGTGTTGTGATCCTAAAAAGGCTTGCCGAACAGTGGAACGAACTATCTGCAAAACAATCTTCTCCCAAAACTCTCAGTGAAACCCTCCAGAGTTTCAAGAGCATGGTATAACATCTCTACCCATTTCTCATATTCCTACTGTTTTTTTCAACAAAGAATGTAATTCCGTAAGCATTGCTATTTTTAAACTTGGTGTCTACAGAATGAAAAAGCCTTGACAGAGGAAGATACATCTCCTGGTCAGCAAACCCTCTACAAAGAAGCTGACAAGCACTGCAAGGTGTTACTCGGGAAACTATCACGTCGATGGGGTTGTGTCAGAGGTCTGGGCGTGGCTCTTGTTGTTGCCTGTGTGGGGATCTATAGTTGGTCTGCAATCGCAACCTTATCAGACTCCTTGGATTTGACCAAGTTATCCGAGATGGATTGGACCAAGTTATCCAAGATGGATTGGACCAAGTTATCCGAGATACTTCACTTCCCCCAGTCCGTTTAAGAAACGGGTGTTTCCAACCTAACAGGCAGCTAGTTGACCGGATACACAAGGTCAAGGTttaaagaaagagaatgaggTGTTTCTTTGCAAAGTTTCCCCTCTTTTATAAGGATATGTTTCAACTAAAAAGTAGATGGAGACAGATGAAACTTGTTTGTAAGCGATTTTGTTTCTTGTTTCTTTTCGGAtctgttttttattaatttatttggtTGAGATGGAGGTTAACTTTGAGGTTTATCTTTACAAAtttcaagatatataatatgttgACTTTAAGTTTCATGTTGTTTGATCCACAAGTTATGTTAGAGATGGCAATTTTGACCGTTTACTTAAGAGTTTTGTGAGCCGTTGAGCATTGTCGCTATTtagttgggtcagcttggtcgaGTCATGAGCTTGAACCAAGCAAATTATTGATCGTGTAGATTATATGCTTGATTTCATGAAACTTATACCGAGAGAACGTGAAGTAAATTTATGTGTCATTATGATACATAGATATGGAAAGATACAGTGTATACTCGTTAAACTTCATAATCATCAATAGTAGCCCAAGGGAATTTTCTGTAATTGTTGCGAATTTTGGAAGGGTCTTCAGGGACAGACCAAGGGTACTTCATGTCTGGATCTCTTGGGAACTTTCTAAAGTTCAAAAATGGTGCCCAAAGCAACACACTGCGCATTCCCAAACACTTGCTTGTTAGAAAAGTGGAAGCTCGGAAAGAAAAATCACAAACTCAGATGTTTATGATCAAGTTTTAATGAAATTGGAATAGATAATGAGTTTAAAGGGAAGGAGAAATTGAACTAACCCTGGGAAGAACAAGAAGACAAACATAAACTGCACATACATTTCCAAAAGATTTCTCTTGTACCATCTTGTCCTCAACCAATTCATGATTAACGGCTGCAAATTCATATCAACCATTTAAACCCCTTATCCAAATAAGCaccacataaaaaaaaatgatcgaTGAATAACAAGTTTTGTAGTAATAACAAACTCACTGGTGCCACTAGGAAATACAAGAAGGCACAAATGGCTGATTGTATCAACACCCACACAATATCCTCTTCATAGTTTACTCCAGTCACTGCCAGAGCTGGCTGGCTAGCAAcctgttgtttttattttacccATGCGTATCAACTTCatgaaaattacaaaatcaTGTTATTACTTATTATGACATAGATATAACTTACAGTATTCAATAGTGCTCCCACTTGTATTGCTAAGCTAGTTTTGTTCAAAACGAACTCATCATCGGTCTTTTTCGCATTGACAACTACAAGCTTCTGCGATGAGTGAAAAGAAACATTTAGCAAAAAGTGACACCATCTTTTGTGATTCAAACAATAGCTTAACAATTGTAACGAATAACGAAATTTTGTTGGTTGAAAAAAAATTGGACTTACAGAAGACTTCTTTGGCTTGGAGGAGGTATGGGATTGTTTCAGATTGAATGGAGTGGAGAGAGGATGAAATTTGCATCGAGGAAGAGAAGGCAAAGCCTTTGGGATGTTGAAGCTCAAGGAGCTCATTTTTGTTTGCGACCATGAGTATGTGTGTGTTCATAATGATATATACACTCTCTTGTTATCCTTATTATTGTTTGGATGCCTCTTTTTCATAAACGTTGcaaaattaaatgtaaaaaatagcCTAATATGAGTCAACAATTGCTGATATATTCTTTCTTCTCCTTTTAGTTGTAAGAGTtgattacaataaaaaaattataggtTTTATCTCtatatttcattaattattttttcggTCTCGCAATTTTGGTCTAAAGAGGTTAAATTTTGACTAAAACTGTTAACATTTGAACCAAAAGTGTTGATGGCTCTTTAAAATCAAGAACCAAGGTTgtgatttttgaaaagtaaaatgAAACCTGTAATCTTTAACAAATCATAGTCAATCTTTCTAATTAAGTCTAGTTATAATAGACAACAATTAGACTCTATTAAATACAATTTaagtatttttcaaaatataatttcatatattttcCTAGAATGTGGTATAGAGGGAACATTGATCGTGGATCGGGGTTTGTACTTTACTAACTTGCCGTTCTAATCATGATTGTAGACTCCAATCAAAATAAACTATTTTGACTCACCGCGAAAACCTATAATTGCTGCCTAAAAAAGATGCTTATTACAAAAAACTAATAAACTTACCGGttttaaaatgaaagaaaatgctaaataaataaaaaagttataagttttcatattaaaatctcactaaattttatggtaagtgtataactatttaatgcaaCTTAACGAAAACATTTAAGATTTCGGTTAACAAAACCTTAAATTTATACTATAAATACACATAATTATgtttttgatattatttatcaatatatcatcGATGGTCATTATAAGTTCTGTTTTGATTAGTTAAATATGAAATTGGAATTTTATTTAAAGACGTTTAAATGTAGAaatatgataatgataatttGAGACTGAAGGAGTATCAATTATCCAGGGAATATTGTGTATTTTTTCCGATTTTacaaaaaacttataataaacCCACAAAACAAAGACGTATTAAACTTCCACAAAACCCAGAAGAATTCCCACAACTCAAAAACCCTTTTGGTGATAAAACAAATCTTTATCTAATCTAAAAcctcaaaaacaataaaaatgtcCATAATTTCTTCATTTCCTCATTTTAAATTCACTTTCTCAATCTCAACTCAATCATTCCCAAATCAATCCcaaatttcttcttcttcatcaatctttcaaaattcaagaaatttaaaaaagcCTCAATCTTTTTGCTCATTTAATtctttaaacataaaattaagcTCTGCCCATCAAATTATTACAAGGGTTAGCAATAGTAGTGGCTCATTTGATGACTCTGCATCACCAAAAGTTTCTGTAAGTTGTGTTTATATTTTCAGCGTTTTGGAAATGcaaaaattattaaaagatGCTTGCTTTTTTTGGTTTGATTTATTGCATATAGTGAAAATGTAACTGTATACATGTCAATGTCATTGGTACCCAATTGagccacacacacacacacacacacacacacatatatatatattaaggtttACCCAAGTGAAATTTAAGGGTTATTTTTAATGACTAATTAATAGTACTAATTTGTTAGGGTGTGTTTAATTGCAGAAAATGGGTTAAGGAAACTTGTATTATAGAAACCGTGTTCAAATTTGATATTTCTGTGAAACCCGTTTTCGGCTTTATAACTTAGTTTCTGAAATCTGGGTTTTGTAGTTTTCAGCTTTTTTGGTCtccaaaaataaacaaactatcttGTTTTTCAATCTGAAAATGATAATATGTGACATGTTTTCAATTTTACATTTTCCTAGaaaaatgaagatgaaaaataaaagaaggtTTCTGCGATTGTTATAAAAGTCgattttgttttatgttaatTATTACTGTGTTTGAGCTTATGGatattggttaaggatgttctgaAATCGGAACTAAAAATTGACAGGATTTTGAAGCGAGCAGGTCATCGAGTTCTGGTGATGAGTATGTAGGGTTGTTTATTAGGATGTTAGGATTAGACAACGATCCCTTAGATAGAGAGCAAGCAGTTGATGCATTATGGAAATACTCTTTGGGTGGAAAGAAGTGTATCGATGAAATTATGAAATTCCGTGGTTTGGTTCCCCTTACTGTAAATCTTCTGAATTCGGAGTCGAGTGTTGCGTGTGAAGCAGCTGCTGGGCTTTTGAGAATGATATCCTCGGTTAATATCTACAGAGACTCTGTAGCCGAAAGTGGTGCCATACAAGAGATCACTGGCCTCTTGAGACGTTCTTCATTGACTTCTGAGGTATCAAATAGATTTCCTTCAGCACTATAGAGGTGGCAAATTGGAAGGGTTAGAAGGGTTATGGCAAGAAAAGAAAAGTGCTCCACTATTTGGTACTTCCCTTAATGAGTCTGTTTGGTTCTACCAAAAACACATTTCGTCCAAACTTTAAAACTTTCTATAAATAACTAGTGggtcaaatatgattaaaaaggAATAAACTCTTTCAATAAGAATCACATTTTGTGAATAATAATTATTTGGGatgttttatatgttaaaaatacaTTGTGGGTGATGTTtgacccatttttttttcttccaaacagcatgtttgacccatttgactaCCCATCAGAGATTAGACATGAAGTGCGTCGACCCATGTAGAGGTAACTGGGTTGAATTTGTCACCTTTTTTTCAACACAGTTATTTACCTTGATGGTTTTATGAGTTGGCTAACTTTATTTTGACATCCTTTAGGTAAAGGAGCAAAGTCTATGTGTGTTATCAAACTTGTCTGTAGATGAGAAGCTTCGGGTCCAGATTGCAAACTCTGATCTCCTTCCTTTACTTATTAAGTTCTTGGATGATGAAGATATGAAGGTTACAGAGGCGGCTGGTGGTGTTTTGGCTAATTTAGCATTGAGTGATACTAATCACAAAATTATGGTCGCAGCAGGTGTTATCCCGCGACTGGTGAGACTATATATACTTCTTCTCGCTTTTTTACTCCAAGGTTTAATTTTGTACATGGGAATTTATCtctattataaagaaattcaagAGGTGGCTATCATTGGTGGGTCAGACGTGGGCTAGGTAATGGTTCAAAACAGGTCAAGTCTACCCACAAAAACTGTATgttctgtttttcttttcatactCGATAAATAAACAGGGTGCTAAATATGATTCGAGACTTATGATTATTACAACAAGAGTGTAACATTTCTTATTAATAAAGCGATTTCAGTGACTGGATGCATTTGAATACACTTGGATGGTTCCTAACCTGTTTgctgtttcttctttagttaaATTTCTTGaattaacccatttgacctgttagaTATGCAACATAACTCAACTTGACCCATTTGTGAATAACCGGGTCAAAATTGCTGCTTATTTGAAATTCACATGGATTTGctcttttagtttattgatCTTTAATTCTTAAACTTTCTTGTACAGTTGGCCGTTTGGGCCAAACATACCACATTATACCACATAGATTGTGAAATTTTCTATCAATGCAGGCAAAGTTTCTTAGCACTAATACTGAAGGATCTAAGGTCATTAGAAAGGAAGCACAAAGTGCATTATTGGAGCTTGCAAAAGACGACTATTACAAAATTCTTTTAATAGAGGAAGGTCTGGTTGTAGTTCCTTTAGTTGGTGCAGCCGCCTACAAGTCATTCAAACCATCTTTACATTCATGGCCTTCTTTACCCGACGGGTCAGAGCTGAATGTGAAACAAAGTTTGAAGGGTCCATCAAGGTTCGGTGCATCAGAATTACTTCTGGGGTTACATGTTGAAGAtgacaagaaaacaaaattagAGGAAGCCAAACAGAATGCAATAGTTGGTAGAACACAACAACAGTTTCTAGCCCGTATTGGAGCTATAGAAACAGAAGATGAAAGTAATAAATTGGAGAATCAGAAATTTACAATTTTGCCGTGGGTTGATGGTGTAGCTCGCTTGGTTTTAATTCTTGAATTAGAAGACGAATTGGCTATCACTAAATCTGCAGAGGCTATTGCTGATGCTTCTATTAGTGAGCATATGAGGACATCTTTCAAGGAGGCGGGTGCTGTAAAGAATCTTGTCCGGCTTATAGATCATCCCAGTGTGTCTGTTAGAGTAGGTGTTATTCGTGCATTAGAAAGGCTTTCAGTCAGGTGAAGTCATCTTGCCGCATTTTTTAACTGATCATCTGTTTGTGGTGCAAATAATTACTTAAAAATGTTGGATAACCAGATTCTGCTTCTGAAAATTATTTCGAAAGTATTTTCCTTTGAGTTTGATCTCGAAAGT includes the following:
- the LOC122599318 gene encoding NAD(P)H-quinone oxidoreductase subunit L, chloroplastic, which encodes MSSLSFNIPKALPSLPRCKFHPLSTPFNLKQSHTSSKPKKSSKLVVVNAKKTDDEFVLNKTSLAIQVGALLNTVASQPALAVTGVNYEEDIVWVLIQSAICAFLYFLVAPPLIMNWLRTRWYKRNLLEMYVQFMFVFLFFPGVLLWAPFLNFRKFPRDPDMKYPWSVPEDPSKIRNNYRKFPWATIDDYEV
- the LOC122599300 gene encoding uncharacterized protein LOC122599300, yielding MSIISSFPHFKFTFSISTQSFPNQSQISSSSSIFQNSRNLKKPQSFCSFNSLNIKLSSAHQIITRVSNSSGSFDDSASPKVSDFEASRSSSSGDEYVGLFIRMLGLDNDPLDREQAVDALWKYSLGGKKCIDEIMKFRGLVPLTVNLLNSESSVACEAAAGLLRMISSVNIYRDSVAESGAIQEITGLLRRSSLTSEVKEQSLCVLSNLSVDEKLRVQIANSDLLPLLIKFLDDEDMKVTEAAGGVLANLALSDTNHKIMVAAGVIPRLAKFLSTNTEGSKVIRKEAQSALLELAKDDYYKILLIEEGLVVVPLVGAAAYKSFKPSLHSWPSLPDGSELNVKQSLKGPSRFGASELLLGLHVEDDKKTKLEEAKQNAIVGRTQQQFLARIGAIETEDESNKLENQKFTILPWVDGVARLVLILELEDELAITKSAEAIADASISEHMRTSFKEAGAVKNLVRLIDHPSVSVRVGVIRALERLSVSNDVCQRIEAEAVLNPLIGSLKNLDELGNATDMILNILARILDPSKEMKSKFFEGPVNGSRKVWNEARTPFSDTTFSSETIQEGDLSNSEFLSCLIGILTTVSPVLQAKVASILEFLTTFETSREKIISLDIESALNSLFEHKLFNGEEDMDTESEFQELEIQALELEEAGIAVSAASRLLTRLLDSEHFKKTVNSSRLTDTLRKILTSKIPLQYKDWVAACLVKLGSLSGLAKLGPENPINTEVMLYETIPRLIEQIQDSFSPESREVAVLELNRIVSEGVVDPTLAVARKGGIFPLVKAIEDGNDRVVEAGLAILYNLSMDTENHAAIVAAGAVPILRRIVLSERPQWVRALRLLRTLPV
- the LOC122599309 gene encoding transmembrane protein 214-like, which encodes MDSESIINNNTATTAEEINNNHGWQKVTYAKKQRKNNQNKPQQAPAKPYANGSSISAVDNVFTSIEKRSEERRKLIEANSSIYDPVVVPAKKNNNKKKNNNYSDYDDSSDDEAVANGAVVVEEKKVKPKKVKKPKVTVTEAAAKIDESDLASFLSEVTASFETQQDIQLMRFADYFGRAFSSVNASQFPWVKLLRESAVAKVADNPVSHISEPVYKTSVDWINNRSLEALGSFVLWSLDSILADFASQQGSTKGSKKGAQKTSSKSQVGIFVALAMVLRRKPDALISVLPTLRETSKYQGQDKLPILVWMVAQASQGDLAVGLYCWSHLILPIVGGKSGSNPQTRDLILQLVERILSAPKARTILVNGAVRKGERLMPPSALDLLLRVTFPSSSSRVKATERFEAVYPVLKEVALAGSPGSKAMKQVSQQIMTVSLKAAGEGIPELSREAADISIWCLTQNPDSYKQWEKVYEDNLAASVVILKRLAEQWNELSAKQSSPKTLSETLQSFKSMNEKALTEEDTSPGQQTLYKEADKHCKVLLGKLSRRWGCVRGLGVALVVACVGIYSWSAIATLSDSLDLTKLSEMDWTKLSKMDWTKLSEILHFPQSV